ACATGAATACAATTATCTGAAACATGATTGATCATGAACTGAAGCATGATTCTCTAACTCTGAGGAGAAATAGGGTTTCATGAATTAATGTGGTGTGGGAAACAACAACAATGTTCCCTTACGAagatagaagccctacatacgTTAGAGCCTGTTTGGCCTAGCGGCTAAAAACTGCTTATTTTGAGAAGTGTTTTTCTAAAAGTGTTTTTCAGAAAAGTACTTTTGattagcagtttgtgtttggctaatacATTTGAAAAGTCCTTTTGACTGCTTTTAATAAgaagtttgtgtttggctaatcttcttaaaaaagtgcttttgagtgTCAAATTACAAAAAATGACAAGTATCAATAAGCCTTTACTATAAAATTTACATTACAGagataaattattttaaatatttattatgaAAGGCTTAAATTAAGTTTCTACTTTTAAATATTGATATAATATcaataaaataatttaaatatacTAAAACTAAAAACAATATAAAATTCAACATCATTCCACAAATTAAAATTCAACACAAAAATAAGTAGAATCCTTTATACATCACGAAGATTCTCAATTATTTAATCCCTAATGGATTAATAAGGAATATACTTGGTAAATATATATTTCTAGTAGGAATATTTTTGTCtggaagaaaattattttctgcTTCTGCTTCTACTTAAAAGCAGTTTTTctaattggccaaacacctcaaatatccaaaaaaagtacttttggcctCAAAACTGCTAGGCCAAATAGGCTCTTAATTGCTccgaaacttgaagaaaaggtttGAACTTTTGAAGAAGAAACCCAAAAATCTGAACTTGAAACCTTGAGAAGGGTTTTTAATCTTAAAAACCCGAATATTATAGCATAGAATCTTGTCAATAATCCAAGTAGAAGTGTTATAATTGCTCAGGAATACATGGGAGAGACTTACCTTCATGTGGGAGGAGGAGGAGAGGAGAGAAAAGTCGACTTAGGGTTTTGTAGAAGTGAAAATAGACTTAAGTTGCAGAAATTCATGTTTTAAAATTGAGTTATGCATTTTTGGGGACCCTAGGCGTTGCCCCACCATCGTACATAGCTTTCTGAATTTCATGTTATGGTTGGGCGTCGCCCAAATATAGCACAGGATTTTCCGCACAGAAAATCGATGGTAACATGGCCATAACTCCTTATACATAGGTCCATTTGGCCTCGACCTTATatgaatggaaaggtatttcaaaaggatacaactttcatgttttaagctTTCTCAAATTCATTATAGATTTTCTCGTATACTCACTTTAAATGACacatggtgcaaactcacttgaaaacatgctccgTAGAGTAGCCTCCAACTTtactttgcccaaagactcttatTATACCTTTTATTGGTTTCAAAACACTTCCCACCTTGGTTCAATTATATCCCCATCTTATGAGTCAACCTTAGCCTGAAGGCACGAGGTGTTACACTACGGCTCTGAAACACTTAGATAAGTTTTTCTCTTCTGATTCCATGGTTGTATACTTTAGTTTGAAAGTACGGAATGTTAcaatatcccccccccccctcccccgatcattagtcctcgaatgatgggtcacgGTTCTCATGGTCAAACTTACAAGGCTTAAGGACATGGTTGCGTGAATTCTGGACTGAATATTCACTAAGATGGGCGAACTACTAAACTAAATAAATACTGATTGAATGCATACTAAAATGAATCAGTACCCAATTGAATTAATATTGAACGGCATGAATACTGAACTGACTGGATACTAAGCTGAATGAATGTTGAACTAACTGAGTACGGGGACATCGAGATTATAACATAAGGTCTGAATACTGATTTGACATGAGTAACTGAGTATTCAACTAACATGAATATCTGAATACTAGAAACATGAATTTTATAATATGAGATTTGAATACTGGAAACACGAATGTTATAACATGACACTGAGCATACGCCTGCCAACTCTAGTGGTAATTTAATCTAGTAATCCACTTGATCGACCCTTCTTAAGATCTTGTATGGGATAAATATATCTGGAACTAAGCTTCCCATTCTTCTCAATCGAATGATGCCTTTCATAGGCAAAATTTTGAAGAAACTCTCCATTGTTAACATGAAACTCTGAATCTCTGCGCCGCACATCCGAATAGGATTTCTGGCGACGCATAGCCTTTTGCAAACGCTCTTAAAtcaatttaatttttttcataTCCTGATGGACTAAGTCTAGCCCTAGAAATTCGTTTTTGCCAACTTCataccaaccaataggtgatctaccACTTCGCCCATACAAGGCTCTAAATGGTGCCATCTTGATACTGGCATGCTACCTCTAATTAGAAACAAACTTAATGAgagacaaatgatcatcccaattacctttaaattctaggacacatgctctcaacctATCTTCGAGTATATGGATAGTGCGCTCTGCTTGACCatctgtctgaggatggaaaACTATACTGAAATTCACCCTTGTACCTAATCCTTTCTGACAGGACTTCCAAAATTTGCtatgatctgggtacaatgaTCTAAAATTATGGACACTAGAGTCCCATGCAATATGGCGACTTCCTGAATATACAAATtagcatagtcttctgctgaatcgATGGTCCTTATTGGAAAAAAGTGCGCTGACTTAGTATGTCACTCTATAATCACCCAAGTCGAATCATGCTTTCAAAATGAGTGAGATAAccctgttataaagtccatatctATCATCTCCACTCATGAATTTATGTATTATGTGCTAAACCGCTAGGCTTCTGGTGcattgctgacaatttggacacttggCCACAAAATATGCGTCATTCTTTTTCATGTCGTTCCACTAccaaatctccttaagatcatgatacatattggtggaacctgggtgaatagaatacgtGGACCTGTGTGCTTGATATATGATTCTCTCTCTAAGTTCATCCATATCTGGGAAGACATAACTTGACTTGGTACCTTAatgtaccatcatctcccccttgttcgataGCCGTTGTATCATTCTTGTGAATCCTCTCCTTCGGCTGTaataagtagggatcattaaactgctTTTCTTTCACTTCAGCGACTAAGGAGGATTCAGCTCTGTTctgaacaacaactccaccatcttTTGAGTCTAAGAGTCGAACTCCAAGGTTTTCTAGACGATGGACTCCTCTCACCATGAGTCTCTTGTCTGTCTCAACATGAGTTAAATTCCCCATACTTGATTTCTTTTTGAGCTTCCTGAAATACTCATTGTTGTATTGTTGTATGCTAAGCCTTTGACCAGcacctgataagttggtattttaccaacttatctcttctttaatattatatttttgctatgtttgattgataAAGTAGTGCATTTAATGTTTTTTACTTCTATTTTAAAGGTTTATCTGATTTAGAAATGATCAGGAGAgaaaacaagtcaaaagaggCCCAATTGAAGAAAACAGAAAAAGTGGCTAAAAATGCAAAAAGGggtcagatttgcaaaactgaaagTTAAGGGCttattttgtcatattttgacttTGCAAAATTGGGGAATTATAATAGGATGACTTAGAGGAAATTTCCCACATCTTTGGCCATTCATACAAGTCTTGAAGAGCTAAGGTTGTTACACTTACACTTGGGGAATGAAGATTTGGAATTTCTTAatcctttactcatttcttctTTTCCAAGCTATGTATTGACtatctaagtgtgtagcattTTATTCCAtcacttgaaacttgtttatagaaatatacattgttaaagtttggattaGAACTCCTGTTATggttatgtattgaatgatttttatttttaatgaagTGGGTTTTAGTctctttaattaatcttgttcctTAATGTTTCTTAAGCGATTAACTAACcttaggactcgcccatttacttcgatttgagctcaaAAGAGAAAAATTAatgttgggaaagattaattaacaaggattTAGGGCTttaacctcatctaataacttgagctagaaatAGGAAAGTAAACTTTAGATTCAATTGGtagtgcttaatatcacactctaaggcttggaaaagcttagagtgaaattcattgatttgattggaagactttcaattatattttagaaatcattatcttttaaCATAGACTTGCTCTTacttgtaaaatcgtaaaatatattggatcgttacttgagagcctcttgtatccatgcttatggccattgatcattttacccgctttctagttagttttatctttgttagtttataaatcaaaaatcaaatacTGAAAAAGGCAtagtgtagaaagtgaaaattccttactttcttgATCGCTCAGTATATTGTTCCCTATGGGAtttgaccccgactcatagttgggtaaattatattgtatacgaccgtgtacactttctcactTGAGTGGATTTGGACTTTATCaattttggcgccattgccgggAAACAATTTGGCGtgtttgggttagtttgggatttaagcttgcttgctttggtccaaacttgtgaataggTGTTTGtgatttttcgtgtttctttgtgtttttatttttatttttgttatttatttttgttacttgtgtcactatggcatcttggaatgaaaacgaGTTTGATGGTTGCaacccatattttgatgacctgtgttcatattgtggaggaccccacttttgacaagattgtgaaaatgctctCGGGAGAGAGATGTTTGCACCGTTTCAAttctatgatgggaatatttgcgatatatgtggtggtcaaggtggacattggggtgattggcccaattattttgctccccctcccccaagttgttctaatgaaaatgTTAGTTGTGTttttttgagtttgataggaatAATGACATGGCATGTGAAGGGCAAAGTGCCGTAtttgaaggcatcatggcaatgctccaaacatacatAGATTGTGAAGCTAAAATGGAAGAGGAGTGAAAACTCGCCCATCAATCCATTTTGGAAAATGGAGAAGCTATAAAAGGAATGAATAATTCGTTTGAGGATgtcaattcctcaattgtcatgaaagtgtctactcctcaaaatgaattggttgaagaagagatttcaaatttaaaaGATGAGCCCGAAATCTCTTCTGACCATAACGAGAGTTGTGGAATTGAAGAAGtggttgaagaagaagaagaagaagaggagcaaaatcttgaagaaaaaatctccaattctcaaaaagaagaaattaagaaaataataagtaGCATAATGGGcaggaatgaaaaatatggacaagttgtggccaaatggtgggaaaaagttcaatatggagatgatgaaactctcccaatgaagaaaaacttgacaaagtggaatttttgagccaagattggctaatgaatcaagctcaacaacttgaagtctATGGGGACCACCGTGAAGGTATTTCACGAATGATGGAAGATTTCTAAAaattcatattgagaaaagtcaaTAAGTAGAGCTGCTTGAAATTGCTATCTGAGAATTGAAGACCGATTTGAATGAAAAAATTGaagcatgtgatgctcaatatcaaaggtcCGTGAATAGTAGTTTTGAGtcggtttccaatgaagaagaggtcaagattgattttcaagagctaatggtGGATTGCAAACCAACCGACCACCCTTTAAGGAATGATGCCAAGATTGATGAAATAATACTAGAGTTGAAGGGAAAAGTTCATAATATAACGTTTGAAGACTCTAGTGCATTTTTGGGTAAGGATGTCAAAATTCAGGCATGTTTAAAATTTGAGCGTATTGGACCGCATTCtgaccatttttcaacattatgcttggtgGGTGATATGGAAATTGAACCACCCGAGCCTATGGAGGAATTTGGCAATGAAAACCAATATGTTTTATTTTGAAacttgctatgccaagaagacaaaatgacatgcctcatttaaaggccaaaaagtgcaaaatgcgacacctgaGAGTTAGCCTCTTCGCTTTTATACCACAGCCCCAAGAGCATAGcaggaatcttgattcaaagttggggcgcaaattcatatcttctaaatggagggaaaagtggtaaagttaACTCATGTCGTGCCATGACGTTAAATGTGGCGCTTTATGGGAGGCAATCCatatttcttctctttttagttcaattttgcatttttattttttagttaagtttattttattgtttttgaCCAATCTACCAAGTTTCATAATTTTTGGAATTGATTTAAATAGAATTTGAGGTCTTGAACAGTGCAAAATATGCAACAGCAGTCACAAGTGCATCCGGCACTTACTTTTGGTTCAAATGACCTGCTGTACATTTTGGGTCCATGTAAGTGTTTTAAATGGTTTACTCTTGGctactttatttatttttcatttgcgTTTATTGTGTTATTCCTTCTGCTTTTTTGCATTAGCACATAACAATATATGTGCTGGAATACTTCCACGTGCAGAGTCATGATGCCACATgtagttcctttttttttttttttttatgtatgcaTTTTTTTTTATCGTGTACATTTCATATAGTATTCTGATTTTACTTCTAAATTAAAAAGGGTTAAGTATGTTCCTTTTTAATGTTAATATCAACGTATGTGAAATTGCTATATGACATATATAGTTTCCTTTTTGGTTTTACCGTGAATTTGGCATCATCCTTTGATTATATATAATTCTAAATCATAAAGTGTAAGTCTGTTCCTTCTTAATGTTAATTTTTACGTATGTGGAATTGCTATATGCAAATTTACATAGATCTTGTGTGATGTATCtgaatatatataattattatattTATTCCTTTACCCACCATTTCCTCACTTGAGTTTGATTGTTAATGGAGCAAATACATGCACTACTCCcgatggctttttttttttttttacattttctcTCTCttatgttttaaatattctattccTTTACCCACCATTTCCTCACTTGAGTTTGATTGTTAATGGAGCAAATACATGCACTACTCCCGAtggcttttgtttttttttttacattttctcTCTCttatgttttaaatattctattttgGTTCGCTTTTTACATAACATAGTTTGCATCACAAGTTAAAATTATAAGGAAGTGTCGCAAATATCCATAACATTATTTTCAATCCTGTACAGTTTTGAATTTAGCAACATATATAGCATGTTTAAACTAAAAAGGGTTCAACAGTTCTTTTCATAATCCGTTAATAAATGTTGAAAAACTCTCAATTCCGCCTTCAACCTTCACTCTAATTCATGTATTTAAATATCTAAATATAACTCCACAACTAAACTGCTCAAAAGGCAGCATTAATATTAACTTTAGTTGCTTCATGATCATGAACTAAAATTGATATTAAAGTTGCTGATCATACCtaacaaattattaattaacTTGATTTATGTTAATTTTTGCATTTGAGCTTGGGCGTGCACAGCACGGCCACCAAACTTTACCTAGTATAAAATAAAGAGGAAGTATGCAATAAATCaggttttatttttttacttccaCCTCAAAATCTAAGCGCTACACTTTTTCAGTTCTTTTGCTTCAATTCTCACTTTTTCTTATCATGATTGATTTAGAATGATAACGGTTGGTGGCTGAGAAAAATAAATTTGCTAATTTCGCAAAGTTCAACGACATATTTGAATCATTTCATATATAATTCAAGAGCAAATTTGACATATTGGAAAGCTTCTCCTGTTAATGAATAAGGACATATTTGGACCATTCTTATAACCGACGGGCTATATTTAACCCAAACTATTAAGGGGGGATAAATTTGGACCTTTACCCTAAAGAAAATAATATCAGTCTAAGGAAAAGTTTGCAAGTCAATAGATGTTACTGCTACCCCTCATTAGGAATTTCTAAAAGACAAGTTAAATAATAAAAGTGTTTCAGATGTATTTTTTACATGTGTAAATTACCTTTCAGGAAACTATAAAAACAGTTAGTTTTCtcctttaatttctttttaacttACAGGTACCTCTTGCTGCATCATTTTAGAACCTGTCTATTGACAAACTGCTTATtaataaaaaatgaaattttttTTGGTGGCTGGGCATATTGACCATGTGACATATCCGAAATTTCCACGCAATTATGTAAGTCAGAGCCGTCGCCTCAACTCTTTGACAACAAGTTGGTCTCAACTCTCAGCCAAAAAATAATTGCATTCAGTAACGTTGACCATGTATGCTCTCTAACATTATCATGCTTCATCAATAACCCAAGACTAGTTCTTGATCAACAAATTGAGAATTCTGCAAACTCCTTTAGTAAAACAGAAACCAATGGAAACCATAACTATTCATTTCTTCTTGTCTTCCATATTTTCTGTTTTGATTCTTTCTCGAGCTGCAGATACCATACCTACAGATCAACCTTTAACAGATGGAAAAACCATTGTTTCATCAGGTGGAAAGTTTGAGTTGGGATTTTTCTCCCCTGGTCAAACAACATCCAGTAAACGATACCTAGGAATATGGTTCAACAACATAGGGACAGTGGTATGGGTTGCTAATCGAGACACTCCACTCAATGATAAAAATGGTACGCTCAATTTTACAGGACAGGGAATTCTAACTCTTCTAAACAGTTCTGGCCGTGTCGTTTGGTCCTCCAACACCACCGGACGGGTGCAGAATCCAATAGCACAGCTTCTGGATTCAGGCAATCTTGTTGTTAGAGATCCGACTGAGAATTACCTGTGGCAGAGTTTTGACTATCCTGGTGACACAGCTTTGCCTGGAGTTAAAATTGGGATCGATTTTAAGACTGGTTTTCGCCGTTCCCTCTGGTCATGGAAGAGCAGAAATGACCCCTCTAAGGGTGTGTTTAGTTTCATATTTGATCCTCATGGATACCCACAGCCATTTCTTATGAATGGTACCAGCCAACGCTTCAGGGGTGGAGCATGGAATGGTCAAACCTTTGCTAATTCACCATCTCTGCTACCAAGTCCTACTTATAACTATATATTTGTATCCGATCTTGAGAAAGTATACTTCACGTATGAGATCAAAGACAGCTCTGTCATTGCAAGGGTAGTGATGCAACTGAATGGGTTTCTAGAGCTTTCAACATGGAACAATCAGACTCAGAATTGGGATAACTTTGGTAACGCACCAGCAGACAATTGTGACATTTATGGCCAGTGTCACTCATATGGTTTGTGCAACAGCGGCAACTCTCCAATCTGTAGATGtttggataaatttgaacccaaaGATCCAACGGAATGGGCAAAGGGAAATTGGTCAGGAGGCTGTGTCAGAAAGACACCATTGAATTGCCAAAAGGAAGTTAAATTCTTGAAGTATTCGGGCATCAAGTTGCCAGACACTCGATTTTCCTGGTACGATCGTCGAGTGACTCTTAATGCATGCGAGGAATTGTGCTTGAGAAACTGTTCATGTGTGGCCTATGCAAAACTAGACATAACTGGGACAAATGAAGACTGCTTGCTCTGGTTTGATGAGCTGATGGACATCAGAGAGTTTGGTGCTAGTGGGCAAGACATATATATAAAGTTGGACTCTTCTGAGACAGAGATAGCTACAGGTCTGCTTCTTTACGTTAGTCTTGAGTTTTCTAGACCAAATTAAATGTCATAAAATGAACAAGTAGATGTTGTTGTCTAGTTATATTGTCTTGGAATCCTCACCACGGGAGCAACTTTTTCGGGTTGAGTTAGACTCAAGGTCCATCTCTTAacattttgggggggggggggggggggggggaggacaaAGAGGATTTCCTACattatttgaaaagaaaaaaggtTCCTACTTATCACGCTAAGATGAATTTATATTAATCACCAGGAAACTCCAGTAAAGAGAAATTAAAGAAATTGAGAATCGGCTTGCCATTGGCAGTATTAAGTCTTCTCTCAGTGCTATGCTTGATCTTGTACACAaggcaaaagaagaagaaaaataagaagaagaagaaggaggaggaggatcAGAATCAACAACGTTTCAGTGAAGGTAAACCAGATGTTTTGCTGCTTTAAAATTTGAAATAAGTGGCTTGAATTGATGGTAAATCTTAGAAATTCTCTCTTTCCATCCAATTAAGTCCTTGTTTTGACAGGAAGAGGAATGAGAAGCTCTGAAATGGTCTATATTAATGAAAAAGATGACGATCTAGATTTACCATTGTTTGATTTTGCAACTATCTTGGATGCTACCAATAACTTTTCACTCAACAAGAAGCTTGGAGAGGGTGGTTTTGGACCTGTTTACAAGGTAACAATGTTAATTGCAactctttcttttttctcaaaACAAACTGCTTAACATCTTCAAGATATTATGTATGATGGAACATTGACAAACTTTCAGAACCTTTAAAAGGAAAATACAAGTTCAAGTAAGAAAATTTATCTCCCATTCTCCTATATAACCTAAACAGAAATGTCATGAAAAGTTAATTCCACTTCAAATAAGCTACCTACAAAGGTGTCAAGGTCTAGTTTACTCAGTATTTTTTAGTAAAATAATCTAGATAAGCTCTCTGACCTAATTGCCCGAGGATATCTAGGGTGTGCTGAAAGATGGACAAGAAATTGCAGTAAAACGACTTTCACGATACTCAGCGCAAGGAACTGATGAGTTCAAGAATGAGGTTATCTTCATTGCCAAACTCCAGCATCGGAATCTTGTGAAGCTTCTTGGTTGTTGTATTCAAGCAGAAGAAAAAATGTTGATTTATGAGTACATGCCTAATAATAGCTTGGATTGGTTCCTTTTTGGTTGGTTCTCACTTCTCTGAATTATTAACATACTTAGCTTTTCATGAATCATAGGTTGAAATGTTTGAAAGGATCCCATTATAAGCTCTGGATTTTTGCAGATACAGACAGGAGGTCACTGCTTGATTGGCCTAAGTGCTTCCATATAATTAATGGAATTGCTCGAGGACTTCTCTATCTTCATCAAGACTCAAGATTGCGGATAATCCACAGAGATCTTAAACCTAGCAATGTTTTGCTAGACATTGATATGAACCCAAAAATATCTGACTTTGGCATGGCAAGAAGTTTCGGAGGAAATGAGACTGGAGCCATGACAACAAGAGTGGTTGGGACATAGTAATAATCTTTAAACCAATGAACTATTTGCAGTCCACTAAAAAGCTACTTACTTTCTTTGTtcctgattaaaaaaaaaaaaggatacttACGTTCTTTGTTTGATATTATTCTACAGTGGCTACATGTCTCCGGAGTATGCAGAAGAAGGAAACTTTTCAGTGAAATCTGATGTATTTAGCTTTGGAGTTCTAATACTGGAGATTTTGAGCGGGACGAGAAATAGAGGGTTCTTCCATCTAGACCATCATCATAATCTTCTAGGACATGTAGGAACTCGTCTTATCTAATCTTCACGGTGCAAAATTCATGCCAGTAAAAATTATAGCATCTAACTTGACGATATCAAATGTTCAGGTGTGGATCCACTCCAAAGAAGGCAGGGTTTTGGAAGTAATAACTAAACATCTAAGGGAGTCATGCAACCTATCTGAGTTGGAAAGATCGGTCCATGTAGGTCTATTGTGTGTGCAGCAGTGTCAAGAAGATAGGCCTAGCATGTCAACAGTTGTGCTGATGTTGTCTAGTGACATTCCATTGCCCTCACCTAAAGAGCCAGGTTTTTTTTCTAGCAGAAGCCAATTCGGTGAAGTTAATAGTTCATCTAGCAAGCTTGGCGAACATTCTGGAAATGAATTAAGCATCACATTGTTGGATGCTAGATAGGACATATATTTTCATATCatcattatttacttaattgtttaCTTCACATAGCTCAACAGGTTCCAGTTGTTCAACCAAACAGCTTTAGCTGTAATTTGCACAAATTTTAAGAGAATTTGTCCAATGTACAAGTGGTTTTTCAGTCTATTCTTCATAATCTATATATTCTCTTTTCCCACAGACCTGCCTGATTATGAAATTTGTGCATCAACTTAGTTTTAAGAGAATTTGTAAAAATGTAGAACTTAGCAAGCTTGGCAAACATTCCGGTAAATATGATCCTACTCCTAGTCTTGAAACTTTCTGAATTCATCAAAGTTTCAAATTCTAACCCTCTTCATAGTCATTTGGTTTGATATGTTACTACCTAAATTAAGACACAAAGCACAAACTTAACCCAAATTAGGGAGTGGGTTAAACTATAACGATGATAAGTTACAATATAAGAGAGCGGCCCATTCCAACTCATTGTCCACGAGTTCTCCATTGCAAATTGTGGAATGGCTCCTTATATGTTTCGCCATAAATTCCAGAAAGAAAAGGAACATAAAAATGAGAAATTGCATGGTTTTCCCtttaaatgggctggtctttaatttttgcacttCAAATGagctggtctttaatatttgccttTCAAAAATCGAACTTACaatcaaccctataaaagtcaCATCTTTGACTAATATAAACATGCTTCTGAGAGGATTTTTATTTCAAGCCAAGAGGAATCAATTTAGACCAGGTAGATTTAGGAGTGACTGGCAGTGAATGCCCGGTAGCAAAGGTGCGAAGCAGACTTGGCTTAACTTCACTTGACTTCAGTTTCCCCCAGAAATGATGGAATAAGCTTTTCTTGCTCGTAATAGCGGGGTATAAATTCTTTAAGGATACGACATGTTAGATATTATAATACGAAAATACAAAttattgcaattttttttattttctttgtgaggagcaaaaattaaagaccagcacaaagtAGGgctaaaagtgcaaatgacccgcaGGAAACTATAGTTCGAAGGCAAATCAGAAGTTTTTGAGCCTGACCCAACTTTCAAAACTATTTATTTTgagaaacaataacaacatatcagtgtaatcccacaaatgaGATCTGGGGAGTATTTTGAGAAATAATTtaccaaaaataatttttttccagTAAATACTTTGAAGAACCATGGTTTTTGTTTGCTCATTTCATTTGAAAAGTAATTTCTCAGTATTTGATAAATAAATTGTATTTGGTCAATTTTCTAAAAGTGTTTTTGAGTGTAAAAGTATGAAAAAAGACAATATCAAAGTTCATTTTGTAATTAGTAGTATTATTTAAAGGAATAATTACGCTATATATTAACTAAGGTAATAGTGCTATCAAATTATGCTTATATTTTATT
Above is a genomic segment from Lycium barbarum isolate Lr01 chromosome 12, ASM1917538v2, whole genome shotgun sequence containing:
- the LOC132623311 gene encoding G-type lectin S-receptor-like serine/threonine-protein kinase At4g27290 isoform X2; its protein translation is METITIHFFLSSIFSVLILSRAADTIPTDQPLTDGKTIVSSGGKFELGFFSPGQTTSSKRYLGIWFNNIGTVVWVANRDTPLNDKNGTLNFTGQGILTLLNSSGRVVWSSNTTGRVQNPIAQLLDSGNLVVRDPTENYLWQSFDYPGDTALPGVKIGIDFKTGFRRSLWSWKSRNDPSKGVFSFIFDPHGYPQPFLMNGTSQRFRGGAWNGQTFANSPSLLPSPTYNYIFVSDLEKVYFTYEIKDSSVIARVVMQLNGFLELSTWNNQTQNWDNFGNAPADNCDIYGQCHSYGLCNSGNSPICRCLDKFEPKDPTEWAKGNWSGGCVRKTPLNCQKEVKFLKYSGIKLPDTRFSWYDRRVTLNACEELCLRNCSCVAYAKLDITGTNEDCLLWFDELMDIREFGASGQDIYIKLDSSETEIATGNSSKEKLKKLRIGLPLAVLSLLSVLCLILYTRQKKKKNKKKKKEEEDQNQQRFSEGRGMRSSEMVYINEKDDDLDLPLFDFATILDATNNFSLNKKLGEGGFGPVYKGVLKDGQEIAVKRLSRYSAQGTDEFKNEVIFIAKLQHRNLVKLLGCCIQAEEKMLIYEYMPNNSLDWFLFDTDRRSLLDWPKCFHIINGIARGLLYLHQDSRLRIIHRDLKPSNVLLDIDMNPKISDFGMARSFGGNETGAMTTRVVGTYGYMSPEYAEEGNFSVKSDVFSFGVLILEILSGTRNRGFFHLDHHHNLLGHVWIHSKEGRVLEVITKHLRESCNLSELERSVHVGLLCVQQCQEDRPSMSTVVLMLSSDIPLPSPKEPGFFSSRSQFGEVNSSSSKLGEHSGNELSITLLDAR
- the LOC132623311 gene encoding G-type lectin S-receptor-like serine/threonine-protein kinase At4g27290 isoform X1; this encodes METITIHFFLSSIFSVLILSRAADTIPTDQPLTDGKTIVSSGGKFELGFFSPGQTTSSKRYLGIWFNNIGTVVWVANRDTPLNDKNGTLNFTGQGILTLLNSSGRVVWSSNTTGRVQNPIAQLLDSGNLVVRDPTENYLWQSFDYPGDTALPGVKIGIDFKTGFRRSLWSWKSRNDPSKGVFSFIFDPHGYPQPFLMNGTSQRFRGGAWNGQTFANSPSLLPSPTYNYIFVSDLEKVYFTYEIKDSSVIARVVMQLNGFLELSTWNNQTQNWDNFGNAPADNCDIYGQCHSYGLCNSGNSPICRCLDKFEPKDPTEWAKGNWSGGCVRKTPLNCQKEVKFLKYSGIKLPDTRFSWYDRRVTLNACEELCLRNCSCVAYAKLDITGTNEDCLLWFDELMDIREFGASGQDIYIKLDSSETEIATGNSSKEKLKKLRIGLPLAVLSLLSVLCLILYTRQKKKKNKKKKKEEEDQNQQRFSEVLVLTGRGMRSSEMVYINEKDDDLDLPLFDFATILDATNNFSLNKKLGEGGFGPVYKGVLKDGQEIAVKRLSRYSAQGTDEFKNEVIFIAKLQHRNLVKLLGCCIQAEEKMLIYEYMPNNSLDWFLFDTDRRSLLDWPKCFHIINGIARGLLYLHQDSRLRIIHRDLKPSNVLLDIDMNPKISDFGMARSFGGNETGAMTTRVVGTYGYMSPEYAEEGNFSVKSDVFSFGVLILEILSGTRNRGFFHLDHHHNLLGHVWIHSKEGRVLEVITKHLRESCNLSELERSVHVGLLCVQQCQEDRPSMSTVVLMLSSDIPLPSPKEPGFFSSRSQFGEVNSSSSKLGEHSGNELSITLLDAR